CATGATGACTATCCCCACACATAACATCTCCCCGAGTCTCATAAACACACTTGCAAAGGAGAGTTACAGGGTCGTGAGTAAGAACACTCCCAAGGCTCTTCATACACACAGGCAAAGAGCTTTCTAGAAAGATGGTATTAATTTGTGTTTCTACCAATAGTGGAACGCTAGTCTACGCCTTGGCATTTCTCAACATTTTAGCATCTGGGGCCAACATCACATGGTAAATAAATAGTATCTCATCGTTGCTTCCATGTGTATTTCTTTGATCACTAAAATAGAACAGTTTCATGGTCTTTGgagctttgcttttctttgctgTATGATATGCACATACTTTGCTGTTGTCCTAttagtttttcttattgatttgcacCAGCTTTTTACATATAAGGACATAACCATCAGGTGTCATGTTAGTGGCAGACTTTTCCCCAAGATAGTTATTTgccctttttttcccactttactTAGGGGTTTTAATGctgtaatttataatatttagcTCATCAGATCTGTCTTTTCCTTTGGGCTTTATACTTTTTCTGCTTTATCCCATTCTGTAATCAGTGCTCAGCAAATGCCTGCCCACCTCTtggttttgcaaataaagttttattgccaACAGTGTCGTGCACACTCTCTCACATGTGCTCTGCAGGTGCTTTGTGCTAGAACGGCAGAGCTGAGGGGCTGCAACAGAGACCATGCCacctgcaaagccaaaaatatttattatctggcctttTAGGGGGAAGTTTGCTTTAATGCACCTGACTCATGAGTGTTTAGTGGACAGAGCAGGAAAGAGCTGATGTCCATCACCCCTACGTCCCACCACACTCTTCATGGGACTCTAACTTCCTGCAGATGACACCCCTGCAATGGGACCGATCCCTTCCCCTGAGTAGGTGCTGGAGGATAAGGCAGACGTGTGACACTGAGGAAATTAGAACACCAGATTCTGCAAACCTGTTGGTGTTGGTGAGTTTTTGATCACAAGACTGTTCTGCAGTCCTCTTGTTGCCGGAAAGATCTCGTCCACCGCTGCCTGTGTACGTGAACGAATTCCCGTGGTCCTGAAACAGACACAAAGGGCAGGCTGAACCCTCCATAAGGGAGAGGACACACGCCAgtgaaaacacacatacacacacccccatcAGGACATCAACtgtcaaagaaacagaaaataacaagcgATGCGGAGAATATGGAGAACCTGGAACCCTGTGCACGGCcagtgggaatgtgaaatggtgcagccacgGTGGAAAAcggtgtggaggttcctcaaaaagttaaaaacagaatcacatcataatccaacaatcccactcctgggtttataccaaaaaagaactgaaaacaggggttcaaagaggttttgtttgtttgttagtttgttttttataaccatgttcacagcagcattatgcACAGTAGCTAGAATGCCAAAACAATGGAAGTATCCGCTAAGGGATGAAtgggaaaacaaaatgtggtcccgTCCATACACTGGCTATGATTCAGTTTTCAAAGGGAAGGAGTTCTGACACTCCCTACAACATGAGAACATGACACTGAgcgaaataaatcagacagacagaaaaagacaaatatatgatttcacttatacatcAAATCCAGAGACACAAAGtaggatggggggtgggggatgaggcGTCAGTATTTAACGGGGACACGGTTTCAGTTTGAAAGATGGAAGAGCCCTGAGAATGGACGGTGGGGATGGTTGCACGACCACGTGAACGTCCTtgatgccactgagctgtgcacttggaatagttaagatggtaagcTTTATGTTAAGTGTTGTCTGCCACAATTAAACAAAAACGAAaccacctccccacactcaccaCGTCATCCTCATAGCCCCCAGCCAGGACCAGAGAGTACGCCCCGTCGTTGCTCCGGCCGTGGATGCCTGCCACGTGAGGTCGATGGACCCCCGACTCACTGACCTGCGAAAGCCACCGAGAAACACATGGTACCTCCTGGACCGGCCGCAACGGAAGAGCCCGAGCCCTCCTTATTCCTGCCTTCGGAGCCAGTGCTGACTTCCCACCAGATGCATCCGGCCTGTCACGAGAACCTGTACCCCGACAGCCCAAGTCCGAGCCGCACCATGGCAGGGCCTGGCTTGAGttccacccctgcctcctgccctcagggTGGCCCTTCCAGTGGAGGGGCTTCTGGAAAGGCAACTCCCATCAGCCGAGCCCCAGGGTCCAGATGTCTCAGGTACCTGGACTCTGAACCTCCACATGGTGCCCACAGGGATGCCTGGGATGGGTCCGTAGTGGTTGGACGGCACAATGGTGCACTCCTTAGTGCGGCCCACGCACGCCATGCCCTGCCGTTCCAAAACAGAGGGGAGGGCCGCGTGAGCgcctggaggagagcagggagggcggggagggcggcAGGGGCTCAGGGCCCGGGACCCTTCACCTTGCCCCAGTCCCGCTGCGAGGACGATGTGGCCGACGCCATCTTTGCCTTCTTCTTACTCTCCTTCAGCTTCTCCCCTGCCTGCACAACCTCACTGGAGTCGATCCGGCACTCGGGGCAGTACCTGTGACAACAGGGACATCACCTCCGGCCTTGGCCATGCGCTCCTGCCGGCCTCATGCTGCAGACACAGCCAGCTCCTTCCGGCTCCCTGGGGTCCTGCACAACCCAGCTGGGGTTGACATCAGATAAGAAACCCAGTTCCTCGGTCACATGTGCCACATCTGATGTGCTCAGTAGCCGGGTCTGGCGAGCAGTGGCCGAGGTGGACGGCAGACCCTGACCCCTCTCTGGGGAACTGAAGAGCTTCCCAATGGGGAGTGGAGGCCCAGCCCAGATGGGACAGACACATGGGAAGGTCGACGGCACCTCCTCGCTGCcagtgactcagtttccccatgtccACAAGGCCGGGGGCAGTGCAAACAGCAGCCACCTCCGTTAGCAGGTGAGGGTCCTTAGACCAGAGCTGAGTGCATCACAATCCTtcctgccccctggtggcagTCACCAGGACGAGCACAGATGGCATGGTGGCCCAGAGGCCAGCTCCTGCCCATGGAGCCTCCTTCCCTGGGGTcaccctggggcccaggccacGGGAGCCACTTGGGACagttccctccccactccccatggTCGCAGGGCCACCAGGTGGCAGACCCGTGAGCCCCGTCCCCAGGCCCCGCTCACCACTCCTCCTCGCTGGGGACGCTGGACAGGGGCGGGCACAGGCAGTACGTGTGGAAGGCCATGTCGCACTCATCGCACAGGAGCTGCTTGTCGGGGTCCTGCTTGCCCCCACACAGGTGGCAGGCGCACATGCGGCACGGCTTCTTCTCGTCGTCCTTGCAGTGCTTGCAGGAGGGCCCGCTCTTCCCTGTgcgggtggggaggctggggtcagCTCAGGCAGGGCCCCCTGCGCCGCCTGACACCGAGGGGCAGGAACTCACTTCTCATCGGGTTTTCCACCACGGGGCTCCCCTCGCCTGGGCGCTCAATCTTGAAAATTTCGTCCACAAAGGCGATCCGACAGTCATCGATAGAGTGATCCCTGTGGAGGATGAGCCATTAAGACCTCCAAGCAGGCCACCCACCGAGGCGCCGAGAAGGTGCTGCCACCTGCCTCAACACACACTCGGAGCATAGAACACTCCCGCTCCAATTATGCCCGAGGGGAGCCCTGCAGGGCCTATGCGCTCGCTGGGCTACTCCCTGGGCAAGTTCAAGTCCTACTAAACCAGGAACTAAAACCAGGGTTTCATCACCAGATGCATTTCAGAGAATAATTTCTAACCTGCTAGCAGGCAAAAACCATAAAGGTAAAGTCTGATCAAAATAGAAAAACTCCTTCAAGTTAAAATGACCCCAGGGACCAACCCACCACCTCCATCAGATCATCCTACTATCTCATCAGATCAACCTGCCACCTACAGCAGCAACACCCTAGAGAAATCACATTCGAGTCgtgtataattttacattttctaagaaCCACGttcaaaaagtaaaagcagatgtAATCAATTCGAATGTTTTATGTAACCCAACGTATACAAAATACCATTTCGACATGCAATGTACACTAAAGAATTATTAACAagctattttacattctttttcggcactaaatctttgaaatccagtgtgtatttgaCACTCACGGGACATCTGAATGTGTCCTGGCCACATTTCAAGCTCTCCACAGCACGTGTGGCTCATGGCTACGGGACTAAACGGCACAGGTCCAGCCCCGCCCGCCAGTTCACGGGAAACATGCGGacaggggaagagaggaaatgaCACCACGAGGATGCAGGTGGCAAAGCTCAGACTGGAGATTCTATGGGACAAGTGACCAGGCTTCTCCAACAAGGAAAgggggggaagaaaggaaaggacaggaaaCCTAAAGATAAAAGGGGTTTGTTAGAGACCTATCAACCTGAGATCTGCAGGCACTGCTTAGATCTTAaacaaatggttaaaaaaagagagataattgGAACACTGAACAATAACTAGATACAAATTAAGGCattacagttaatttttaaactgtataaGGGCAaactatgtttcttttaaaagagtcattttaaaaataagaaatacagtctaaaatattaacagatacaaCAATTCCACGCTTGGGAGTTATTTCAACAGACGGGGTGGGGAGGCGGGAGAGATGGTCGCAGTCTcagttaaaggaaaattaaaagaattctttGCTAGCAGACACACCTTTAAAGAATAAGGAAGGGAGTTCTTCAAAGAGATAGGAAATTATAAAGGTAGGAATCTTgggagcaaaaggaagaaaaacaaagcgaGCAGAAATATGGGTACATACAATAGATTATGCTCCTTAAGCGTTTTCTAAATCATATacaatgactgaaataaaaatcatgacaTCATCTGATACTGAAGACAGTAAGAGAGTGTAAAGGGATGTAAATGGCAGGGAGAGGCCCACACGTCAGTCTAAGTGGTGAAAGAGACAGCAGTCTGTAGTAGGTCTCCATGATAAAATCCAGAGAAACCGCTaagaaaactagacagcagcacACCCCAAAAGACTGAATAAATCAAGATAGAATCCTAAAAAATGTCTACACAACCCACAAGgaggacagaaagaggaaaaggaagaaggaagagaggaaacgAACAGAAAGCAGGTCACAAGGAGGCAGGCTCACGTCCTAACACACCAGTCACCGCCTTCAATAGGAGGGCTCTGAATACGCTTGTCCCTGGAACAACATGAAGTTGAGCTGCATGAGTCCACCTATAGGCTGATGTTTTTCATTAGGAAATACTCAAGGACCACACAATCCCCAGTTGGCTGCATCCTCGGACGGggacacacagatacagagaccCTCAGACATGGAGGGCTAACTCTAAGTTACACTCAGATTCTTGACTGTGTAGGGCGTCGGTGCCTCTGATTCCCAAGTTGTTCAAGTAGCAATAATGTATGCCCGTTAAAAGGCAGACTGGCagagtggattttttaaaaatgactcattGATATCCTGTTTACAAGAATTCCAAATTCAACCATAGAGAtttaaagtaaaaggataaaaaaagatatacactgtgtaaacatttacttttttcaaaaaaaaaaaaaagcaatggggagggtacagctcagtggtagggcacatgcctagcatgcaccaggtcctgggttcaattcccagaccctccatcaaaataaataaataaataaataaacctaattacctcccctcaaaaaacaaacgattcccaggaaataaaaatagaatctaggTGATAAAATAggtcttaaaaaaattttaaaaagcaggtaaAAGCAGGTATGTCAATACACACACGTGtctcagacaaagtagacttcacagcaaagaaatttactggagacaaaaaaaaaaaaaaaagaaatttactggAGACGAAGAGGGACATTATGTCAGGACCAGGAGACAACCATCCTAAGTGTGTATGCACCAAACAACAGACCCTCACAATTAGGAggctgaaaggagaaacagataaacCCACAGTTACAGCTGGGTACTGCAACACCCCCTCAGCAACTGACAGAAGTACTAGACAGAACATCAGCACGAATTAGATGTGAACAACACAATCAACCAACACGGTCTAAATGATATAAACAGAACAATCCACTCAACAAtagaatacttttctttttttccaaccaACTGTGAAATATTCACCAAGACAGACCCCATTCAGGGCCAATAAAACAAACCTTGACAAGGACTGTAATCATACAGAGTATGTTCTTTGACCACAACGAAGtcaaactggaaatcaacagCAGAAAGACAATGCAAACCTCAGGAAACACTTGGGAGTTAAACGCCTTTCTCAGGAAGCCAAGAGCCAAAGACGaaccctcaaaaaaaattttaaaaattgagagaactgaataaagagaaaaatataacacAGCAAAATACGTGGAAAGCAGTGAAGGtagtgctgagagggaaatttacagcactAAATGCTCCtgttaaaaaagaggaaaggtcTCAGATCAAGAGTCTAAGTTGCTACCTtaaaaaaactaggaaaagagcaaaatcaacccaaggaaatgaaaagggaggaaactgtaaagatgagagcagaagccaatgacacagaaaacaagaaagcaatatagaaaagcaagggaaaaaaagcagattaTTTTTCAACAATTACATCACAGCACCTTGGCCCGAGGCCCCAGATCTCACCCTTCAATGCCCACATCAccctcctcctgtctccctgctgcCACACTGCCCCCTGCAGTCGATTCCCTGCTCAGCTGCCAGGGTGATGATTCCAAATCATAGGTGAAGGGCTCCCGTGCCCACAGgctctggtggctgccagccaCGGAGAATACGCACCACTTCCGCCCTGAACGCCCAGCCAGGGGGAGGCTTCCAGTCTTGAGCCTCCTCCCCCACTGGCCTCCTCCCTAGGCCACAAATGCGCCAAGAAtggtcctgccccagggcctctgcaccTGCCCGATATCCGTTTCCATACACAATACAATGAGTatcactcagccacaaaaacagGTTCGtcctgcaacatggatggaccttgaagacatgacgctgagtgaaagaagccagatacaaaaggacaaatctCCCGTGACCCCACTCAGGAGGTCCCTAGGGTTTTCAAATCCATAGACACAGGAAGAAgacggtgggggaggggctggggagtgagtgTTTCATGGGGAAAGAGTtgcagtttgggaagatgagaaagttctggagatgatggtggggagggtggcacaacaatgtgaatgtgcttaatgcccctgagctgtgcacttagaaatgattaagatggtaagtTTTCTACCTACAAGCACATACGCAGACACAAGGTAGAACAGGGCTTGGCAAACATCTTCTCCAAGGGGCCAGACAGTAAGTATTTCCAGTTTCCTGGGCCACACggtccctctcccagccccccagCTCGCCTCTGGTGCCCTCCTAACACGACGCTACCACTGAGAATCAGTAAAGAGATGGGCGTGGCTCTGCGCCAATAAAACTTTACCCATCAAACAGGCGGGGCCACCGCCGCCCGCCTTCACCGAAGCCGAGCGCACCGCCACGTGGGGCGCGTGCAGGCCGGGGAGCAGCGACTTCCCCGGGAAGGAGGGCCGGgggacagaggagaagggagaataTTAACTGTGTGGCCTCTGGTACTTCCTAGATTTTGCCGCGTCTGGACTTCTCACCTGCTGGCCAAAttcaaaacaacaaagaaaagagaaggaggcGGCCTGGGATCTCCGCCCGGGGGCAGAGCCGGCTCCGGGGGCGGGGGAGCGCGGAGCGGCGCCCAGCAGGGCGCGGGGAGCGCGCGAGGCCGGCTCACCCCATCCTGACGTTGGCGTGCAGCTCCCGCACCGTCCGCGTCTCGCGCTTGCGCAGGATCTCCGCGTCGTACCAGAAGCCGCGGTCCTTGGGGTTGTCGGGGTTGTAGTTGAGCATCACCACCTGGcccacctccagctcctgccaCTTGAGGATGTGTCGGGCGCGAGCCCGGACGTCCCGCGAGCTCATCTGGACCACGCCGTCCTCCGGGTAGCTGGAGGGAAAGCCCTGCACTCAGATCCGGGTGCCGGCTGGCCTCCCGCCCTCAACTGGAGATAaaagctgggcagggagggccccATCACAGCAGCCCTCCCCAGTGATCTCATGTGCTGGTGTCGAAAACACAGGTATAGAGACATGTTCCAATTACAGACGGTGCTATGGGTTGAAGTGTATCCTCTAAAAAAGATATGGCGGAGTCCTAAGCCCTGGTACCTGGAGGTGGGagcttatttggaaacagggttcTTTCAGATGCAGTGAGTTACCATGAGGTCAAACTAGAGTGGGgaggccctaaatccagtgactggtgtccttataagaggaagggATGAGATGCAGATGGAGGAGAATGACAGGgcggaggcagaggctggagtgctgtggccacaagccaaggactgCCGGCCCCAGTCCAGCCCCAGCGCAagctggaggagacaggaggacTCTCCCCTCCAGGTTTCAGAAAGGTCACAGCCCTGCCGCCACCTTGGTTTTGGACATCTGGCCTCCGGAACCGTGAGAATAAACTGCTCAAGGAACCCAGTCTGTGGGGTTTTGTTACAGCGGCCCTAGGTGACTGAGACAGAAGGAAACTTGGGGAGGGAAAAACTTCACTCTTTCCACACACACGTGTTACAAGTGACTTGGGTAGAGGGATATACAGCATCCCATTCATGTAAATACACCCACCGGCTGCTAGGATACAATAGAAACTCAACATTCTGGATAAGCAGCctcaaaaaaagcataaaataactGGGCTAAAGGAAACACTCTATCAGGAACAAAGCTAAGGCTCCACTGTGAGGGGGCCAACCCCAAGTCTAACGTGACCAGCTATATCCCCCAGGGCTCATTATTTTTGCTAATAAACCACCAAGAACAAGGGTTgccaaactttttctgtaaaggatcagATAGTCGATATTTTTCTTGTCAGCTTTGTGAGCTGGAAGGTCTGTTTTGAGTCCTTAAACTCTGCTACTACCACGGACAGCAGTCAGACAGATGTAGGAGAATGGGTGTTGATGTGTTGtgtgtaaataaagctttatttacaaaaacaggctggGGCTAGATATGGCCAGAGGGCCAGAGTCTGCAACCCTTGACCCAGGAGAATGGGAATCTGGCACCTACTGTGATTCACTCATCCAAAGACTCCAGTGACTTTTACAGAGCTAAGTTCAGGATGTGCCAGAAGCCGGTGGAGGCAGTAGGGACCCAGCAGAGAACCAGATGAAGCCCCAGTGCTCCAGGGAACTGAGCTCCCTGTGGGCAGGTGTGCTAgccctgttatggactgaactgtatCCCCCTAAATTCAAAGACTGAAGCCTCAACACCCAATGTGACtacttggagatggggcctttagggggtaattaagattaaatgaggtcataaaggcAGGCCCTACTCTGATGGAGTCGGTGTCCTtatcagaggaggaagagacaccagagcgctctctctccctctctctgtgcacagaggaaaggctaCGTAAGGACAGGGTGAGAAGACAGCCGTtgacaagccaggaagagagacctCACCAGAAGctaaccctgctggcaccttgatcttggacttccagcctccagaattgtgagaaaataaatgtctaatgCTGAAGCCACCCAGCCCGTGGTATGTTGTTGTGGGTCCTGCTAAGACACCCTCCGTGTTCAGACAGGAACTCCTGGCAGTGAGTGTatccagggagggagagagggcacaCATGAGATGCTTTCACACGGTGCTGTGATTAAGATAGGACAGGAAATGGGGGGCCTGCAATCCCGACTGGACGACCAGGGCAGAGTTCTCCCAGGAGGCCCCCAGGGGACTGGCCTCCGTGTGGGTTGGGACCAGGAGGGTGGGACCTCGAATCCTGGTCGTCACCCCCAAGGCAGTTCCAAACTCCAGTCCCTGCGTCTACAGAGACCAGTCCCCAGGCCCGCCCACCCCAGTGAGACTCACTCGTCGTATTTCACGTGATAGACAACGTCGTCCTTGGGCAGCAAGCTGGAGGTGGAGCTGCAGGGTTCGTCCTCGGACGGCACCTTCCTCGTCACCCTGACCACCTGGGCCTCGAACCACGCGCCTGAGTTTGTGTCCCGCGCATCCACATACTCGCCGACCTGCAGGGAAAGCAAGCTCTCACTCGGCCCAGGGAAGGAGCAGGACCGCCGAGAGCCCGCCTTGGCTCCTGGGCCCGGATGCTTCGGGGCTGGGATGCTTCTGCCGCGGCACTGAGAACACCAGGGCCATCCAGGGCACTGTGGGGtttgagcagcatccctggtccccATCCCCTCGATGtcaggcccccccccccgccaagtcATGAGAACTAGATGTTCCCTGGGGGCAGAACCTTCCCTGCCACGTGGCCCAGGGAGGCCAGAACTGCCCATTTTTCCAGAGGAGAGGGGAATCCAGATCTTTCTGGGACATTTCATGATCTTAGAGGGAGGCTGGCAGCAGATCAGAACTCTGATCGCCCCTGTGAAGATGCCTGCAGGCCCAGACAGAGGATCCTGCTTCAGAGGGGTCAGGACGGAATCGCTGAGTGCTTATGCTGCAGCCAAGGAACCCCTCGGAGACAGTcacagcggggggggggggtgcccagCCACAGGGCCAGCGGGCGCAGACAGCGGCCGGCAGAGCCCCACCTTGTACAGGCCCAGCTCCGTCTCGTCCCACACGTCTTCATCCGCCTTCCCTTCTGCCTCGTTGGCGGCCTCACCGCTGTTGGAGGACTTGTCGGACTCGCCCTGGCCCAGGCAGCAGCCGGAGTCCGTGTCCGA
The genomic region above belongs to Camelus ferus isolate YT-003-E chromosome 22, BCGSAC_Cfer_1.0, whole genome shotgun sequence and contains:
- the UHRF1 gene encoding E3 ubiquitin-protein ligase UHRF1, with translation MWLKVRTMDGKEAHIVSSLSRLTKVEELRKKIEELFNVEPGLQRLFYRGKQMEDGHTLFDYDVRINDTIQLLVRQSLVLPPGSCSSSSSKERDSELSDTDSGCCLGQGESDKSSNSGEAANEAEGKADEDVWDETELGLYKVGEYVDARDTNSGAWFEAQVVRVTRKVPSEDEPCSSTSSLLPKDDVVYHVKYDDYPEDGVVQMSSRDVRARARHILKWQELEVGQVVMLNYNPDNPKDRGFWYDAEILRKRETRTVRELHANVRMGDHSIDDCRIAFVDEIFKIERPGEGSPVVENPMRRKSGPSCKHCKDDEKKPCRMCACHLCGGKQDPDKQLLCDECDMAFHTYCLCPPLSSVPSEEEWYCPECRIDSSEVVQAGEKLKESKKKAKMASATSSSQRDWGKGMACVGRTKECTIVPSNHYGPIPGIPVGTMWRFRVQVSESGVHRPHVAGIHGRSNDGAYSLVLAGGYEDDVDHGNSFTYTGSGGRDLSGNKRTAEQSCDQKLTNTNRALALNCSAPINDRKGAEAKDWRAGKPVRVVRNVKGRKHSKYAPAEGNRYDGIYKVVRYWPEKGKSGFLVWRFLLRRDDVEPGPWTKEGKDRIKKLGLTMQYPEGYLEALARRQKEKENNKKAAPEEEEEEVEEEEEGFTSPRKGKRKSKSAGGSRASSGSLRETPKKTRVEPYSLTSQQSSLIKEDKSNTKLWTEILKSLKDGPKFLSKVEETFLCICCQELVFRPITTICQHNVCKDCLDRSFKAQVFSCPACRYDLGRSYAMQVNQPLQAALNALFPGYGNGR